The following are from one region of the Amycolatopsis sp. QT-25 genome:
- a CDS encoding excinuclease ABC subunit UvrA — translation MPSAADSHDMIQVRGARENNLADVSVDIPKRRLTVFTGVSGSGKSSLVFGTIAAESQRLINETYTAFIQSFMAPVGRPDVDALRNLSAAIVVDQERMGANSRSTVGTATDAHTMLRIVFSRLGKPHIGTSGAFSFNLPEGMCPDCEGLGKVSTIDLDQLVDKELSLDEGAITVPNFAPGSWYWKGLAEAGFVDPAVKLKDYTPRQWEDFMHKPATKMKLGGMNTTYEGLLVKVQRLFLSKDKEATQPHIRAFVDRAITFRLCPACDGARLNQAALSSKIEGLNIADCSSMQISDLADFVRKIDDPSVGPLMQTLRGTLDSLVEIGLGYLSLDRESGTLSGGEAQRVKMVRHLGSSLTDVTYVFDEPTVGLHPHDIQRMNGLLLLLKDKGNTVLVVEHKPETIEIADHIVDLGPGAGPNGGRICYTGDVAGLRASGTLTGRHLGHRARLRTDVRVATGQLPIRDATRHNLRGVDVDIPLGVLTVVTGVAGSGKSSLIHGSLSTRDDVVVLDQSAIRGSRRSNPATYTGLLDPIRTAFAKANGVKAALFSANSEGACPKCKGIGLIYTDLAMMAGVATVCEECEGKRFTAEVLTYKLRGKDISEVLAMPVAEAREFFASGQARTILDRLSDVGLGYLGLGQPLTTLSGGERQRIKLAIRMAEKSATYVLDEPTTGLHLADVDQLLGLLDRLVDAGNTVVVIEHHQAVMAHADWIVDLGPGAGSDGGQVVFTGTPADLVASGDTLTAQHLRAYVGR, via the coding sequence ATGCCTTCGGCCGCCGACAGCCACGACATGATCCAGGTGCGCGGAGCCAGAGAGAACAACCTCGCCGACGTCTCGGTCGACATCCCCAAACGCCGCCTCACCGTCTTCACCGGTGTGTCGGGCTCGGGCAAGTCGTCCTTGGTGTTCGGCACCATCGCCGCGGAGTCACAGCGGCTGATCAACGAGACCTACACCGCGTTCATCCAGTCCTTCATGGCCCCGGTGGGACGGCCGGACGTGGACGCGCTGCGAAACCTGAGCGCCGCGATCGTCGTCGACCAGGAGCGGATGGGGGCCAATTCCCGGTCGACGGTCGGCACCGCGACCGACGCGCACACGATGCTGCGGATCGTCTTCAGCAGGCTGGGAAAGCCGCACATCGGGACTTCGGGGGCGTTCAGCTTCAACCTTCCCGAGGGAATGTGCCCCGACTGCGAGGGGCTGGGGAAGGTCTCCACCATCGACCTCGACCAGCTCGTCGACAAGGAGCTTTCGCTCGACGAAGGGGCGATCACCGTCCCGAACTTCGCGCCCGGCAGCTGGTACTGGAAGGGGCTGGCGGAAGCCGGTTTCGTCGATCCGGCCGTCAAGCTGAAGGACTACACCCCCCGGCAGTGGGAAGACTTCATGCACAAACCCGCCACCAAGATGAAGCTCGGCGGGATGAACACGACCTACGAAGGGCTGCTGGTGAAGGTCCAGCGGCTGTTCCTGTCGAAGGACAAGGAAGCCACACAGCCGCACATCCGCGCCTTCGTGGACCGGGCGATCACCTTCCGGCTGTGCCCGGCCTGCGACGGCGCCCGGCTCAACCAGGCGGCGCTGTCCTCGAAGATCGAGGGGCTGAACATCGCCGATTGCTCCTCGATGCAGATCAGCGATCTGGCCGATTTCGTCCGCAAGATCGACGATCCGTCGGTCGGCCCGCTGATGCAGACGTTGCGCGGCACCCTCGACTCGCTCGTGGAGATCGGCCTCGGCTACCTGAGCCTCGACCGCGAATCCGGGACGCTGTCCGGCGGTGAGGCGCAACGGGTGAAGATGGTGCGGCACCTGGGTTCCAGCCTCACCGACGTCACCTACGTCTTCGACGAACCGACCGTCGGGCTGCACCCGCACGACATCCAGCGGATGAACGGCCTGCTGCTTCTCCTGAAGGACAAGGGGAACACGGTGCTCGTCGTGGAGCACAAACCGGAGACGATCGAGATCGCCGATCACATCGTCGACCTCGGGCCCGGCGCGGGGCCGAACGGCGGGCGGATCTGTTACACCGGCGACGTCGCCGGGCTGCGCGCGTCCGGCACGCTGACCGGACGGCATCTCGGCCACCGGGCGCGGCTGCGCACCGACGTCCGCGTGGCCACCGGCCAGCTCCCCATCCGCGACGCGACCCGGCACAACCTGCGCGGTGTCGACGTCGACATCCCGCTGGGCGTGCTGACCGTGGTCACCGGCGTCGCCGGCTCGGGCAAGAGCTCGCTCATCCACGGTTCACTGTCCACAAGGGACGACGTGGTGGTGCTCGACCAGTCGGCCATCCGCGGCTCGCGGCGGAGCAACCCGGCGACCTACACCGGCCTGCTCGACCCGATCCGTACCGCGTTCGCCAAGGCCAACGGGGTCAAGGCGGCCCTGTTCAGCGCGAACTCCGAAGGTGCCTGCCCGAAATGCAAGGGCATCGGCCTGATCTACACCGATCTGGCGATGATGGCCGGCGTGGCGACGGTCTGCGAGGAATGCGAGGGCAAGCGGTTCACCGCGGAGGTGCTGACGTACAAGCTGCGAGGCAAGGACATCAGCGAGGTCCTCGCGATGCCGGTCGCCGAGGCGCGCGAGTTCTTCGCCTCCGGTCAGGCGCGGACGATCCTGGACCGGCTTTCCGACGTCGGCCTCGGCTACCTCGGGCTCGGGCAGCCACTCACGACGCTGTCCGGCGGCGAACGGCAGCGGATCAAACTGGCCATCCGGATGGCGGAGAAATCCGCGACCTACGTCCTCGACGAACCCACCACCGGCCTGCACCTCGCCGACGTCGACCAGTTGCTGGGGCTGCTCGACCGGCTCGTCGACGCCGGGAACACGGTGGTGGTCATCGAGCATCACCAGGCGGTGATGGCGCACGCGGACTGGATCGTCGACCTCGGGCCGGGCGCCGGTTCGGACGGGGGCCAAGTGGTGTTCACGGGCACTCCGGCCGACTTGGTCGCCTCCGGTGACACGCTCACGGCGCAGCACCTTCGCGCTTACGTCGGCCGCTAG
- a CDS encoding TetR/AcrR family transcriptional regulator yields the protein MVVYAAQGDPWRSMALLWRTESPDAERPGPKPGLSVELIVETAITIADAEGMAGLSMRAVGDRLGRTAMALYTYVPSKSELLDLMYDKALAELSVAYDGDDWKADAARWAEDLWDFYLRHPWVLQVSQARPVLGPNEYVVLEALVKILRRTGLRPAALRRLISALYSCVREPARTASESRLAEKVTGQSDDEWWNARSALLEEVSPDFAERFPTLTWMEGEQAFRMEDETVPYLEQEAREAFEFSLAVLLDGIEVALKAE from the coding sequence GTGGTCGTCTACGCGGCTCAAGGAGACCCCTGGCGGTCGATGGCCCTGCTGTGGCGGACCGAGTCGCCGGACGCCGAGCGGCCCGGCCCCAAGCCGGGGCTGTCGGTGGAACTGATCGTCGAAACCGCCATCACCATCGCGGACGCCGAAGGCATGGCGGGCCTTTCGATGCGTGCCGTCGGGGACAGGCTCGGCCGCACGGCCATGGCGCTGTACACCTACGTCCCCAGCAAGAGCGAACTGCTCGACCTCATGTACGACAAGGCGCTGGCCGAGCTGTCGGTCGCCTACGACGGGGACGACTGGAAGGCCGACGCCGCGCGCTGGGCCGAGGATCTGTGGGACTTCTATCTGCGGCATCCGTGGGTCCTGCAGGTCTCGCAGGCGCGGCCGGTGCTGGGGCCGAACGAGTACGTCGTCCTGGAGGCGCTGGTGAAGATCCTGCGCCGGACCGGATTGCGCCCGGCGGCGTTGCGGCGGCTGATCAGCGCGTTGTACTCGTGCGTGCGCGAGCCGGCCAGGACGGCTTCGGAGTCGCGGCTGGCCGAAAAGGTGACAGGGCAGTCCGACGACGAGTGGTGGAACGCGCGGTCCGCGCTACTGGAGGAGGTGTCCCCGGACTTCGCCGAGCGATTCCCGACCCTGACCTGGATGGAGGGCGAACAGGCGTTCCGGATGGAGGACGAGACGGTGCCCTACCTGGAACAGGAGGCGAGGGAGGCCTTCGAATTCTCGCTGGCCGTTCTTCTGGACGGGATCGAAGTCGCGCTGAAAGCGGAGTAG
- a CDS encoding discoidin domain-containing protein — protein MKARTRLLPLGAAAILLPTLLSGNAQAADVLLSQGKPVLVSSVESSSYGGPLAVDGKTGTRWASAEGVDPQFIRVDLGGPSAINRVKLNWEAAYATAYRLEVSNDGSAWTSIKSVTNGNGGTDDLTGLSGRGRYLRLVGTKRATGYGYSLWEMQVYGTSDSSGDTQAPTAPSNLKAGSVTASTVDLTWTGSTDNVGVAGYEVLRNGQVVGTTESASYTDSGLSASTAYTYTVRAKDAAGNTSAASNQIQATTQAGGSSFVLAASGDIAEQCTASSSSCVHPKTAALVGQMNPAAVITMGDNQYDDAHIEDFTKYFDKTWGKYKNIMHPVPGNHETYDHTPLGAYKQYFGKIATPNGKTYYSWEMGNWHFVAIDSTEFSPGLAANGISDEQLNWIKQDLKNNTKPCVAAYYHHPRYTSGDHGDNDKMATLWETMVQNKVDLVLNGHDHHYERFHPQNADGDRDAAGPVQIIGGGGGATLYPVKTEHAATAKAISTYGVLKLNMSDNAFSTQLIGLDGKTIDSSPTYTCH, from the coding sequence GTGAAGGCCCGAACCCGACTACTGCCACTAGGCGCGGCCGCCATCCTGTTGCCGACGCTGCTCAGCGGTAACGCCCAAGCCGCTGATGTCCTGTTGTCCCAAGGTAAACCCGTCCTCGTCTCCTCGGTGGAGTCCTCCTCCTACGGCGGCCCGCTCGCCGTCGACGGGAAGACCGGCACCCGGTGGGCGAGCGCGGAAGGCGTCGACCCGCAGTTCATCCGCGTCGACCTCGGTGGGCCCTCGGCCATCAACCGGGTCAAGCTGAACTGGGAAGCCGCGTACGCCACCGCGTATCGCCTGGAAGTCTCCAACGACGGCTCGGCGTGGACCTCGATCAAGTCCGTCACCAACGGCAACGGCGGGACCGACGACCTCACCGGACTGTCCGGCCGCGGCCGGTACCTGCGTCTCGTCGGCACCAAACGCGCCACCGGTTACGGCTACTCCCTGTGGGAGATGCAGGTCTACGGGACGTCGGACTCCTCCGGCGACACGCAGGCGCCCACCGCTCCGTCGAACCTCAAGGCCGGTTCGGTCACCGCGTCCACTGTGGACCTGACGTGGACCGGATCGACGGACAACGTCGGCGTCGCCGGCTACGAGGTGCTGCGGAACGGCCAGGTCGTCGGCACCACTGAAAGCGCTTCCTACACCGACTCCGGGCTGAGCGCGTCGACCGCGTACACCTACACCGTCCGCGCGAAGGACGCCGCCGGCAACACTTCGGCGGCCAGCAACCAGATCCAGGCGACCACGCAGGCAGGCGGTTCGTCGTTCGTCCTCGCCGCCTCCGGTGACATCGCCGAACAGTGCACCGCTTCGTCTTCTTCGTGCGTCCACCCGAAAACGGCCGCGCTGGTCGGCCAGATGAACCCGGCCGCGGTCATCACCATGGGCGACAACCAGTACGACGACGCCCACATCGAGGACTTCACGAAGTACTTCGACAAGACCTGGGGCAAGTACAAGAACATCATGCACCCGGTGCCCGGTAACCACGAGACCTACGACCACACCCCGCTGGGCGCCTACAAGCAGTACTTCGGCAAGATCGCGACGCCGAACGGGAAGACCTACTACAGCTGGGAGATGGGCAACTGGCACTTCGTCGCCATCGACAGCACGGAGTTCTCGCCCGGTCTCGCCGCGAACGGGATCAGCGACGAGCAGCTGAACTGGATCAAGCAGGACCTCAAGAACAACACGAAGCCCTGCGTCGCCGCGTACTACCACCACCCGCGGTACACCTCGGGTGACCACGGCGACAACGACAAGATGGCCACCCTCTGGGAGACCATGGTGCAGAACAAGGTCGATCTGGTGCTCAACGGGCACGACCACCACTACGAGCGGTTCCATCCGCAGAACGCCGACGGCGACCGGGATGCCGCCGGTCCGGTGCAGATCATCGGCGGTGGCGGCGGGGCGACCCTGTACCCGGTCAAGACGGAGCACGCGGCCACCGCGAAGGCGATCTCCACCTACGGCGTGCTCAAGCTGAACATGTCGGACAACGCCTTCTCGACCCAGCTGATCGGTCTCGACGGCAAGACCATCGACTCGTCCCCCACCTACACCTGCCACTGA
- a CDS encoding NUDIX domain-containing protein, producing the protein MAGKTSAGILLFRRSGAVTEVLLGHMGGPFWAKKDAGGWSVPKGEYEPDETPEAAARREFTEELGLPAPEGEYLPLGVVKQSGGKVVTVWAVEGDLDPAQVVPGTFELEWPPRSGRTREFPEVDRVAWFGLAEAEEKLLKGQRPFLARLGELLNG; encoded by the coding sequence ATGGCGGGTAAGACGAGTGCCGGGATCCTGCTCTTCCGCAGGTCGGGCGCGGTGACCGAGGTGCTGCTCGGGCATATGGGCGGGCCGTTCTGGGCGAAGAAGGACGCGGGCGGCTGGTCGGTGCCCAAGGGCGAATACGAACCGGACGAGACGCCGGAGGCCGCGGCGCGGCGCGAGTTCACCGAAGAGCTGGGGCTGCCCGCGCCGGAGGGGGAGTACCTCCCGCTCGGCGTCGTGAAGCAGTCCGGCGGCAAGGTCGTGACGGTCTGGGCGGTCGAGGGGGACCTCGACCCCGCTCAGGTGGTGCCGGGCACCTTCGAGCTGGAGTGGCCGCCGCGGTCGGGCCGGACGCGGGAGTTCCCGGAGGTCGACAGGGTCGCCTGGTTCGGGCTGGCCGAGGCGGAGGAGAAACTGCTCAAGGGGCAGCGGCCGTTCCTGGCCCGCCTGGGCGAACTGCTCAACGGCTGA
- a CDS encoding alpha/beta hydrolase, which translates to MAYTRTGSGPAVILVDGAMCHREFGPARPLAAELAAHFTVYTYDRRGRGESGDTEPFSVAREVEDIAALIKEAGGTAHVYGISSGAALALEAAKAGLPITKLAVYEFPLVVDDTRPPVPADYGERLEKAIAAGRPGTAIKTFMREGVRVPAPVVFMMRFMPAWPKLKKVAPTLRYDAALFDGLHDGTPLPEGRWASVSVPTLIMDGGKSPAWVRTGVAALAKAVPGAEHRTIEGQTHMLKPKAVAPVPIEYFS; encoded by the coding sequence ATCGCCTACACCCGTACCGGCTCCGGCCCCGCCGTCATCCTGGTCGACGGGGCGATGTGCCACCGCGAGTTCGGCCCGGCCAGGCCGCTGGCCGCCGAACTGGCCGCGCACTTCACCGTCTACACCTACGACCGCCGCGGTCGCGGCGAAAGCGGCGACACCGAGCCGTTCTCCGTCGCTCGCGAAGTCGAGGACATCGCGGCGCTGATCAAGGAAGCGGGCGGGACGGCGCACGTCTACGGCATCTCCTCCGGCGCCGCGCTGGCTCTCGAAGCCGCGAAAGCCGGGCTCCCCATCACGAAGCTGGCGGTGTACGAGTTCCCGCTGGTCGTCGACGACACCCGTCCGCCGGTCCCGGCCGACTACGGCGAACGGCTGGAGAAGGCCATCGCCGCCGGGCGGCCCGGCACCGCGATCAAGACCTTCATGCGGGAAGGCGTCCGCGTCCCGGCGCCGGTCGTGTTCATGATGCGGTTCATGCCCGCCTGGCCGAAGCTGAAGAAGGTCGCGCCGACCCTGCGCTACGACGCCGCCCTGTTCGACGGTCTGCACGACGGCACCCCGCTGCCCGAGGGCCGCTGGGCGAGCGTTTCGGTGCCGACGCTGATCATGGACGGCGGCAAGAGCCCGGCGTGGGTCCGCACCGGTGTCGCCGCGCTGGCGAAAGCCGTCCCCGGCGCCGAGCACCGGACGATCGAAGGGCAGACGCATATGCTCAAGCCGAAAGCCGTTGCCCCGGTACCGATCGAGTACTTCAGCTGA
- a CDS encoding HAD-IA family hydrolase, whose amino-acid sequence MIGALIFDFDGTLVDTEAAVLVAWQEIFRERGGELPLDVWHTVIGTQNTAVAMFELLEKNDENLDRVAIRTGVRARVTELLEAVGPRPGVQKYLDDAKDQGLRLAIASSSTGDWVTTHLHRLGLADAFEAVLTGDLHEAKPSPDLYLAALAALDLPATEAIAFEDSPHGVTAAKAAGLQCVAVPNPITAVLNFDHADLVLGSLADKPLSELLSR is encoded by the coding sequence ATGATCGGTGCCTTGATCTTCGACTTCGACGGAACGCTGGTCGACACCGAGGCGGCCGTCCTCGTGGCTTGGCAGGAGATCTTCCGCGAACGCGGCGGCGAGCTCCCCCTCGACGTCTGGCACACCGTGATCGGCACGCAGAACACCGCGGTCGCGATGTTCGAACTGCTCGAGAAGAACGACGAGAACCTCGACCGCGTCGCGATCCGCACCGGCGTCCGCGCCAGGGTCACCGAGCTGCTGGAAGCCGTGGGGCCGCGTCCGGGCGTCCAGAAGTATCTCGACGACGCGAAGGATCAGGGCCTGCGGCTGGCCATCGCGTCCAGTTCGACCGGCGACTGGGTCACCACGCATCTGCACCGGCTGGGCCTCGCGGACGCGTTCGAGGCCGTCCTCACCGGCGACCTCCACGAGGCGAAGCCGAGCCCGGACCTCTACCTGGCCGCGCTCGCCGCGCTGGACCTGCCCGCGACCGAGGCGATCGCGTTCGAGGACTCACCGCACGGCGTCACCGCGGCGAAGGCCGCCGGACTCCAGTGCGTGGCGGTGCCGAATCCGATCACCGCGGTGCTGAACTTCGACCACGCCGATCTCGTGCTCGGCTCACTGGCCGACAAACCGCTCAGCGAGTTGCTCAGCCGTTGA
- a CDS encoding DoxX family protein — protein sequence MTKTIAPSENTTTTATPRAAKVQGAIQSAVRIVVAFLFLCHGLQGFGFFGGVDGAGGSVELGSWPGWYGSVIEVVGAALVLVGLFTRPVAVLLSGVMAYAYFTVHAPEGLLPLQNMGELSTLYCWIFLLIAAIGPGTFALDTLRRR from the coding sequence ATGACGAAGACCATCGCCCCCTCCGAGAACACGACGACCACCGCCACCCCGCGTGCCGCCAAGGTGCAGGGCGCCATCCAGTCGGCCGTCCGGATCGTCGTCGCGTTCCTCTTCCTCTGCCACGGTTTGCAGGGATTCGGCTTCTTCGGCGGTGTCGACGGTGCCGGCGGCTCGGTCGAACTCGGCTCCTGGCCCGGTTGGTACGGCAGCGTGATCGAGGTCGTCGGCGCCGCGCTGGTGCTGGTGGGCCTGTTCACCCGGCCGGTCGCGGTGCTCCTCTCCGGCGTGATGGCCTACGCCTACTTCACCGTCCACGCACCGGAAGGCCTGCTGCCGCTCCAGAACATGGGCGAGCTGTCGACCCTCTACTGCTGGATCTTCCTGCTGATCGCCGCGATCGGCCCCGGCACCTTCGCCCTCGACACCCTTCGCCGCCGCTGA
- a CDS encoding nitroreductase family deazaflavin-dependent oxidoreductase, whose amino-acid sequence MPSDFVLKTMNAVHRVIQKVSGGRAGWQVAGMTVLELTTVGRKSGQPRTVLLTSPLREGEAYVIVASRGGDDRHPAWFLNLRDHPDVEVTLKGESPRPMVASVADAGQRARLWPKITANYKNYAQYQTKTEREIPVVLLTPKA is encoded by the coding sequence ATGCCCAGTGATTTCGTCTTGAAGACCATGAACGCCGTCCACCGCGTCATCCAGAAGGTCAGCGGCGGTCGCGCCGGCTGGCAGGTCGCCGGGATGACCGTGCTGGAACTGACCACCGTCGGCCGCAAATCCGGTCAGCCGCGCACCGTGCTGCTGACCTCGCCGCTGCGGGAGGGCGAGGCGTACGTCATCGTGGCGTCCCGCGGTGGCGACGACCGGCACCCGGCGTGGTTCCTCAACCTTCGTGACCATCCGGACGTCGAGGTCACCTTGAAGGGCGAAAGCCCCCGGCCGATGGTCGCGAGCGTCGCCGACGCCGGGCAGCGCGCCCGGCTGTGGCCCAAGATCACCGCGAACTACAAGAACTACGCGCAGTACCAGACCAAGACCGAGCGGGAGATCCCCGTGGTGCTCCTGACCCCGAAAGCGTAG
- a CDS encoding MFS transporter — protein MYIATSRGADAAAEVPKSGVKRAVTGNVVALGLVSLVTDISSEMVTAVLPLYLVLGLGLSPLQFGVLDGLYSGVTAVVRLVGGHLADRWQRLKAVACFGYGLSALGKIGLMLAGSSTVAIGAVLAADRTGKGVRTAPRDALITLSSEPEHLGRAFGVHRAMDTFGAFLGPLVAMAVLWLSLGSYDSVFFTSFCVAAIGVIILLVLVKDHQPKPDVERPKVSLRETAGLIRQASFRRICVWAALLGLVTLSDSFLYLVLQRRWDLGAVFFPLLPLGTAGVYLLLAVPFGRLSDRIGRWKVFLGGHVALVVALLALLGPVDGGILAVLALVLHGVFYAATDGVLMAAAGPLLPEHQRASGLALVQTGQATTRMLASVLFGLAWTTWDLRAAVLVAAGALAVVVVAAAVLRPLRTPA, from the coding sequence ATGTACATAGCCACCAGTCGGGGAGCGGACGCCGCGGCGGAAGTCCCGAAGAGCGGCGTGAAACGGGCCGTCACCGGGAACGTCGTCGCGCTCGGCCTGGTCAGCCTCGTCACCGACATCTCGTCGGAGATGGTGACCGCGGTCCTCCCGCTCTACCTCGTTCTCGGTCTCGGCCTGAGCCCGCTGCAGTTCGGCGTGCTCGACGGCCTCTACTCCGGCGTCACCGCCGTCGTCCGGCTGGTCGGCGGGCATCTCGCCGACCGGTGGCAGCGGCTGAAGGCCGTCGCCTGCTTCGGTTACGGGCTTTCGGCGCTGGGCAAGATCGGCCTGATGCTGGCGGGTTCGTCCACCGTCGCGATCGGTGCCGTCCTGGCGGCCGACCGCACCGGCAAAGGCGTCCGGACCGCGCCGCGGGACGCGCTGATCACCTTGAGCAGCGAACCCGAACATCTCGGCCGCGCGTTCGGCGTGCACCGCGCGATGGACACCTTCGGCGCGTTCCTCGGCCCGCTGGTCGCGATGGCCGTGCTGTGGCTCAGCCTCGGCAGCTACGACTCGGTGTTCTTCACGAGCTTCTGCGTCGCCGCGATCGGCGTGATCATCCTGCTGGTGCTGGTCAAGGACCACCAGCCGAAGCCGGACGTCGAACGCCCCAAGGTCTCGTTGAGGGAGACGGCGGGCCTGATCCGGCAGGCGTCGTTCCGCCGGATCTGCGTGTGGGCGGCGCTGCTGGGCCTGGTCACCCTCAGCGACTCGTTCCTCTATCTCGTCCTGCAGCGCCGATGGGATCTCGGCGCGGTCTTCTTTCCCTTGCTGCCGCTGGGAACGGCGGGCGTGTACCTGCTGCTCGCCGTGCCGTTCGGCAGGCTTTCCGACCGGATCGGCCGCTGGAAGGTGTTCCTCGGCGGGCACGTCGCTCTCGTCGTCGCGCTGCTGGCGTTGCTGGGTCCGGTGGACGGCGGCATCCTCGCCGTGCTGGCGCTGGTGCTGCACGGCGTCTTCTACGCCGCCACCGACGGGGTCCTGATGGCCGCCGCCGGACCGTTGCTGCCCGAGCACCAGCGGGCGAGCGGACTGGCGCTGGTGCAGACCGGACAGGCGACGACGCGGATGCTCGCGTCCGTCCTTTTCGGACTTGCCTGGACCACCTGGGATCTGCGGGCCGCGGTCCTGGTCGCCGCCGGCGCGCTGGCCGTGGTGGTCGTCGCGGCCGCCGTCCTCCGTCCGTTGCGGACACCCGCATGA
- a CDS encoding O-acetyl-ADP-ribose deacetylase — protein MKIELVEGDITEQRVDVVVNAANSSLLGGGGVDGAIHRRGGPEILAECRALRAGHYGKGLKTGEAVATTAGRLPARWVVHTVGPVWSGSEDRSALLAACHRNSLHVAADLGAHTVAFPAISTGIYRWPVESAAEIALETVVSTLSAGSCSVELVRFVLFGKAAYDVFREQAEALGVAGS, from the coding sequence ATGAAAATCGAATTGGTCGAAGGCGACATCACCGAACAGCGGGTCGACGTCGTGGTCAACGCCGCGAACTCGTCACTGCTCGGCGGCGGCGGGGTGGACGGCGCGATACACCGCCGCGGCGGACCGGAGATCCTCGCCGAATGCCGGGCGCTGCGCGCGGGTCACTACGGCAAGGGACTGAAGACCGGAGAGGCGGTCGCCACCACGGCGGGCCGCCTTCCGGCGCGCTGGGTGGTGCACACCGTCGGGCCGGTGTGGTCCGGCTCCGAAGACCGCTCCGCCCTGCTCGCCGCCTGCCACCGCAACTCGCTGCACGTCGCCGCCGATCTCGGCGCGCACACCGTGGCCTTCCCCGCGATCTCGACCGGGATCTACCGGTGGCCGGTCGAATCCGCGGCGGAGATCGCCCTCGAGACGGTGGTGAGCACGCTTTCGGCCGGGTCGTGTTCGGTGGAGCTGGTGCGGTTCGTGCTGTTCGGGAAGGCGGCGTACGACGTGTTCCGGGAGCAGGCGGAAGCGCTGGGAGTGGCCGGGTCGTGA
- a CDS encoding metallophosphoesterase — protein MPRILVRVAALITALALLFGVPWWTIVGSPALPAALEVLGTIVFAAGAIALPACMVLGHGPWQRDLAAKIGDLSLGLVWLLFSLSILGNVLRLVLAVSGVDTAAGIVSGVVLAAFVVLAVYGMAEARRVPRLKELDVVLPRLGAGLDGLRFAIITDTHFGPLNRTKWAEKVVEVVNELDADVVAHAGDLADGSVAARAQQVAPLGKVRAKLGKFYITGNHEYFGEAQAWLDHMRDLGWDTLHNRHAKVHQGGDTLVFAGIDDPTGTVSGLPGHGPDLPAALDGVAASTPVVLLAHQPKQVEQAAEAGIDLQVSGHTHGGQIWPFHLLVRLDQPVLAGLSRHGERTQLYTSRGTGFWGPPLRVFAPSEITLLTLRNSK, from the coding sequence ATGCCCCGCATCCTTGTCCGCGTCGCCGCACTGATCACCGCTCTCGCCCTCCTGTTCGGTGTGCCGTGGTGGACGATCGTCGGCTCGCCCGCACTCCCGGCCGCGCTCGAAGTCCTCGGCACGATCGTGTTCGCCGCCGGGGCGATCGCCCTGCCCGCGTGCATGGTCCTCGGCCACGGCCCGTGGCAGCGCGACCTCGCGGCGAAGATCGGCGACCTCTCCCTGGGCCTGGTCTGGCTGCTGTTCTCCTTGTCGATACTCGGAAACGTGCTGCGGCTCGTGCTCGCGGTGTCCGGAGTGGACACTGCGGCGGGCATCGTGTCCGGCGTCGTCTTGGCGGCCTTCGTGGTACTGGCGGTGTACGGGATGGCCGAAGCCCGGCGCGTGCCGAGACTCAAGGAGCTCGACGTCGTACTCCCCCGGCTCGGCGCGGGGCTCGACGGTCTCCGGTTCGCGATCATCACCGACACCCATTTCGGCCCGCTGAACCGGACGAAATGGGCGGAGAAGGTCGTCGAGGTGGTGAACGAACTCGACGCCGACGTCGTCGCCCACGCGGGTGACCTCGCCGACGGCTCCGTCGCCGCACGCGCCCAGCAGGTCGCGCCGCTCGGAAAGGTGCGGGCGAAACTCGGCAAGTTCTACATCACCGGCAATCACGAGTACTTCGGTGAGGCGCAGGCCTGGCTCGACCACATGCGCGACCTCGGCTGGGACACGCTGCACAACCGGCACGCGAAGGTCCACCAGGGCGGGGACACGCTCGTCTTCGCCGGGATCGACGACCCGACCGGCACCGTCTCCGGCCTGCCGGGCCACGGCCCCGACCTCCCCGCCGCGTTGGACGGCGTCGCCGCGAGCACGCCGGTCGTCCTGCTCGCCCACCAGCCGAAGCAGGTCGAGCAGGCCGCCGAGGCGGGTATCGACCTCCAGGTCTCCGGGCACACCCACGGCGGCCAGATCTGGCCGTTCCACCTCCTGGTCCGGCTGGATCAGCCCGTCCTAGCCGGGCTTTCGCGCCACGGCGAGCGCACGCAGCTCTACACCAGCCGCGGCACCGGCTTCTGGGGACCGCCGTTGCGCGTCTTCGCGCCGAGCGAGATCACCCTGCTGACCTTGCGAAACAGCAAATAA